The Immundisolibacter cernigliae genome has a window encoding:
- the pilQ gene encoding type IV pilus secretin PilQ: MKRRHQSLFRKAMSWSAVMLPTLLLSTGLHAVTLTGIDHAPTPAGGLQLQIQADGELPPGNTFLISDPPRLVVDLPAVGSSLAQRTRQIDSGAVQSVTVVPADGRTRLVVNLSQAVRWTTRPAGSKLLIMLEAPSSAGMAAVRAGTGAAVSSGAPRVSGVDFRRGERGEGRVVVSLSSPNVQVDTRPQGGRVVIDFKGVGLPAELSRRLDVTDFATPVTRVETRQYAGGVRMEVATTGPFEHLAYQANGLYTLEVSPVRDDPAALRNVKKAYVGEPISLNFQSIEVRAVLQLLADFTGKNLVAADTVSGNITLRLQNVPWDQALDIILTTKGLGKREDGNVMWVAPAEEIAAREQAEYEARQKLAELAPLYTEFMPVNFAKATDVAGLLKSEERKVLTERGNVTVDERTNTLIVNDTEQKLAEIRELMKVLDVPVRQVLIESRIVNASTNFSKNLGVRFGASDTRDIAGGTTAVSGNLNGTTQLLNGETLEANDRLNVNMPAQRLQGVPFNPTSIGLAIAKLPFGRLLELELSALQAEGEGEIISNPRVVTSNQKEAIISQGTEFPYQEAAASGATNTEFKEAVLQLKVTPQITPDDHIIMDIEVNKDALNTTATNNNGEPAIDTQKVQSQVLVNDGETIVIGGIYEQTKTNNVVRTPFFGDLPYIGMLFRNRSGSNEKKELLIFVTPKIVREGLATVNP, encoded by the coding sequence ATGAAACGTCGTCATCAGTCTTTGTTCCGAAAGGCCATGAGTTGGTCGGCGGTCATGCTGCCGACACTGCTGCTGAGCACCGGTCTGCACGCGGTGACGCTGACCGGCATCGACCATGCGCCAACCCCAGCCGGGGGGCTGCAGTTGCAGATTCAGGCGGATGGTGAGCTACCGCCGGGCAACACCTTTCTGATCAGTGATCCACCGCGCTTGGTTGTCGACCTGCCTGCGGTGGGTTCCTCGCTAGCCCAGCGTACCCGGCAAATCGACTCCGGGGCTGTGCAGAGTGTGACGGTGGTGCCGGCGGACGGTCGCACGCGGCTGGTCGTGAACCTGAGTCAGGCGGTGCGCTGGACCACGCGGCCCGCTGGAAGCAAGCTCCTGATAATGCTCGAGGCTCCTTCGTCCGCGGGCATGGCGGCGGTTCGCGCCGGGACCGGGGCCGCTGTGTCATCGGGCGCACCGCGCGTCAGCGGGGTGGATTTCCGCCGCGGCGAGCGCGGTGAAGGCCGCGTCGTCGTCAGTTTGTCGTCGCCGAATGTGCAGGTGGACACCCGCCCACAGGGTGGGCGGGTAGTCATTGATTTCAAGGGCGTTGGCCTGCCGGCCGAGCTCAGCCGCCGCCTGGACGTGACCGATTTCGCGACGCCGGTGACGCGGGTGGAAACCCGCCAGTACGCCGGGGGCGTGCGGATGGAAGTGGCCACTACCGGGCCGTTCGAACATCTCGCCTACCAGGCGAACGGACTTTACACGCTTGAGGTCTCGCCGGTGCGTGACGATCCGGCCGCGCTGCGGAATGTGAAGAAGGCCTATGTCGGGGAGCCCATATCGCTCAATTTCCAGAGCATCGAGGTACGCGCAGTTTTGCAGTTGCTGGCCGACTTCACCGGCAAGAATCTGGTGGCTGCCGACACGGTTTCCGGCAACATCACGCTGCGCCTGCAGAACGTTCCCTGGGATCAGGCGCTCGACATCATTCTGACCACCAAGGGGCTTGGCAAGCGCGAAGACGGCAACGTCATGTGGGTGGCGCCGGCCGAGGAGATCGCCGCGCGCGAGCAGGCCGAGTATGAAGCGCGCCAGAAGCTGGCAGAACTTGCCCCGCTGTACACGGAATTCATGCCGGTCAACTTCGCCAAGGCGACGGATGTGGCGGGGCTTCTCAAGAGCGAAGAGCGCAAGGTCCTGACCGAGCGCGGCAACGTGACCGTCGATGAGCGCACCAACACGCTGATCGTCAACGACACCGAACAGAAATTGGCGGAGATCCGCGAGCTGATGAAGGTGCTGGACGTGCCAGTCCGGCAGGTATTGATCGAGTCGCGCATCGTCAATGCCAGCACCAATTTCAGCAAGAACCTCGGCGTCCGCTTCGGCGCCAGCGATACGCGTGACATCGCCGGGGGAACGACTGCGGTTTCGGGGAATTTGAACGGTACGACGCAGCTCCTGAATGGCGAGACCTTGGAGGCGAATGATCGGTTGAATGTGAACATGCCGGCACAGCGCTTGCAGGGCGTGCCGTTCAACCCGACATCGATTGGCCTTGCCATCGCCAAGCTTCCCTTCGGGCGCTTGCTGGAACTTGAACTGTCGGCGTTGCAGGCCGAGGGCGAAGGCGAGATCATATCGAACCCGCGTGTGGTGACGTCGAACCAGAAGGAAGCGATCATTTCGCAGGGCACCGAGTTTCCGTATCAGGAGGCCGCCGCCAGTGGCGCGACCAACACGGAGTTCAAGGAAGCCGTGTTGCAGTTGAAGGTGACGCCGCAGATCACGCCGGACGATCACATCATCATGGATATCGAAGTCAATAAAGACGCCCTCAACACCACGGCCACCAACAATAATGGTGAGCCGGCCATCGACACGCAAAAGGTGCAGTCGCAGGTGCTGGTGAACGATGGCGAGACCATCGTGATCGGCGGTATCTACGAGCAGACCAAGACCAATAATGTGGTCCGCACGCCATTTTTTGGCGACCTGCCGTACATCGGCATGCTGTTTCGCAACAGAAGCGGCAGCAACGAGAAGAAGGAACTGCTGATCTTCGTGACGCCCAAGATCGTGCGCGAGGGGCTGGCCACGGTCAATCCGTAG
- a CDS encoding pilus assembly protein PilP: MSGGRSALLILVCLALAGCGRSHEDLHAWMDEVRASEKVSIDPLPVLKPYEQFVYKPDDLKDPFLDTLEEQRIENVAGTGGEGPRPDLDRRKEALEAYPLDALRMVGTLSRASATWALIQAPDQTISRVGVGNYIGENYGRVTQVEPNVVQLVELIPNGTGGWMERQASVAIVEQ; this comes from the coding sequence TTGAGCGGGGGCCGTAGTGCGCTGTTGATTCTGGTCTGCCTGGCGCTGGCCGGTTGCGGCAGAAGTCATGAGGATTTGCATGCCTGGATGGATGAGGTCAGGGCATCGGAGAAGGTTTCGATTGATCCATTGCCGGTCCTGAAGCCCTACGAGCAGTTCGTTTACAAGCCCGACGACCTCAAAGACCCATTCCTCGACACGCTGGAGGAACAGCGGATCGAGAATGTCGCAGGTACGGGCGGCGAGGGACCTCGCCCCGACCTTGATCGGCGTAAGGAAGCGCTGGAGGCCTATCCCTTGGATGCGCTGCGAATGGTCGGCACGCTCAGTCGGGCGAGCGCGACCTGGGCATTGATTCAGGCGCCGGATCAAACGATCAGCCGTGTCGGTGTGGGGAATTACATTGGCGAAAACTACGGCCGTGTGACGCAAGTCGAGCCCAACGTGGTGCAGTTGGTCGAGCTCATTCCAAATGGCACTGGCGGCTGGATGGAGCGTCAGGCATCAGTAGCAATCGTGGAACAGTAA
- a CDS encoding type 4a pilus biogenesis protein PilO — protein sequence MTLDDLRKFDLRSLDVRDIDVRAAGEWPPAGKMFAIALVGLLILIAGYYFVISKTLADLEARRQAEQQLRQQFVVKYRQAVNLEAYREQLVQLKESFETMRRQLPDSNEIANLLVEITQAGLGRGLEFKLFQPGEARPTGFYAELPISIEVTGTYHQLAEFASDVAGFPRIVTLHDLSLTPVGKDSNLLVMKGMAKTYQYQDEDKP from the coding sequence ATGACTCTGGATGATCTTCGCAAGTTCGATCTTCGCAGTCTGGACGTGCGCGACATTGATGTGCGGGCGGCCGGGGAATGGCCGCCGGCGGGCAAGATGTTTGCCATCGCGCTGGTGGGTTTGCTGATATTGATTGCCGGCTACTATTTCGTCATCAGCAAAACGCTGGCAGATCTCGAGGCGCGGCGCCAGGCCGAGCAGCAGCTGCGACAACAGTTTGTCGTCAAGTACCGACAGGCGGTCAATCTGGAGGCATACCGCGAGCAGCTGGTGCAGCTCAAGGAGAGCTTCGAGACCATGCGTCGGCAGTTGCCGGACAGCAACGAGATTGCAAACCTGTTGGTCGAGATTACCCAGGCCGGGCTGGGACGCGGCCTCGAATTCAAGCTGTTCCAGCCCGGCGAGGCACGTCCGACCGGCTTCTATGCGGAATTGCCCATCAGTATCGAGGTGACGGGCACCTATCATCAGTTGGCGGAGTTCGCGAGTGATGTCGCCGGTTTCCCGCGGATTGTGACCCTGCATGACCTCAGCTTGACGCCGGTTGGCAAGGATTCGAATTTGTTGGTCATGAAGGGCATGGCCAAGACTTACCAATACCAGGACGAGGACAAACCTTGA
- a CDS encoding PilN domain-containing protein — MSRVNLLPWRRVRRQRRQNEFLAMLGAGAVAAVVMVVVWQLIAMAVVGRQEDRNNILRGEIALLDIKIREIKDLQAQKAKLQARMDVIQELQVKRPMSVRLFDALARSTPEGAFLTSFVQRDSTLSLQGWAQSNARVSTYMHQLDDSEDFDPSTLLVARAGEHRSMHASQFELRVPQHVAKDEPAQ; from the coding sequence ATGTCTCGCGTTAACCTGCTGCCATGGCGGCGCGTGCGCCGGCAACGCCGGCAGAACGAATTTTTGGCGATGCTCGGGGCGGGAGCTGTTGCCGCCGTTGTGATGGTGGTGGTGTGGCAATTGATCGCGATGGCGGTGGTCGGCCGGCAGGAAGACAGGAATAACATCTTGCGTGGCGAGATTGCCCTCCTGGACATAAAAATCCGTGAGATCAAGGATTTACAGGCACAAAAGGCAAAGCTGCAGGCAAGGATGGACGTGATCCAGGAATTGCAGGTCAAGCGCCCGATGTCGGTACGCCTTTTCGATGCCTTGGCACGCAGCACGCCGGAAGGGGCATTCCTTACCAGCTTCGTGCAGCGCGACTCGACCCTCAGCTTGCAGGGTTGGGCCCAGTCGAATGCACGCGTGTCCACCTACATGCATCAACTGGATGACTCCGAGGACTTCGATCCCTCGACCTTGCTTGTTGCGCGCGCTGGCGAGCACCGCAGCATGCACGCGAGTCAGTTCGAGCTTCGGGTGCCGCAACACGTAGCCAAGGACGAGCCAGCGCAATGA
- the pilM gene encoding type IV pilus assembly protein PilM → MIQNIFKQKIPPLLGLDISTSAVRLLAFDTTSRGFQVESCAQVRLPHGAVAEGSVADAEAVARAVGEALTRAGSKRRRVALAVSGSQIISRQIAMPVDFSDADIEQQITLESDQYIPYPLDDVYFDFVVLGPNARNPQTADVLLVVARNEVVDKRLETLAAAGLGAAVVDVEAYALESVFPLIAPQMPPTARTGVTAMVDVGASTTTLNVLQAGVTLFTREQSFGGEQLLQQIQERYGLAYPEASAALLEGSFPEEWRSTVIEPFLDSLANQVGRLLQVFFSATGQSSLDHVVLSGGCAGLAGAAGIVGRYLGLDTRVGNPFLGVEFAPGIDAARLREHGHAWMIAAGLAMRSTTDVSR, encoded by the coding sequence TTGATTCAAAATATCTTTAAACAAAAAATTCCGCCGTTGTTGGGGCTCGATATTAGCACGTCGGCGGTGCGGCTCCTGGCCTTCGACACCACCTCCAGAGGGTTCCAGGTGGAGTCCTGTGCGCAGGTTCGGTTGCCGCACGGAGCTGTCGCTGAAGGGTCGGTGGCGGATGCAGAGGCCGTCGCGCGGGCCGTCGGCGAAGCGTTGACCCGCGCCGGCAGCAAACGCCGTCGCGTTGCCCTGGCGGTTTCGGGATCGCAGATCATCAGTCGCCAGATTGCCATGCCGGTGGATTTCTCGGACGCGGATATCGAGCAACAGATCACTCTGGAGTCGGACCAGTACATTCCATATCCACTGGACGATGTTTATTTCGATTTCGTTGTCCTGGGTCCAAACGCTCGCAACCCGCAGACGGCTGATGTGCTGCTGGTTGTGGCGCGAAACGAGGTGGTTGACAAACGGCTAGAGACGCTCGCAGCGGCAGGACTTGGTGCCGCGGTCGTGGACGTCGAAGCGTATGCGCTGGAATCGGTGTTCCCCCTGATTGCGCCGCAGATGCCTCCCACAGCGCGCACGGGTGTTACCGCGATGGTGGATGTCGGTGCTTCAACCACGACACTGAACGTCTTGCAGGCCGGGGTCACGCTGTTCACGCGTGAACAGTCCTTCGGTGGTGAGCAGCTGCTGCAGCAAATCCAGGAGCGCTATGGCCTGGCCTATCCCGAGGCCAGCGCGGCCCTGCTGGAAGGCAGTTTCCCCGAAGAATGGCGCAGCACCGTCATCGAGCCGTTTCTGGACTCATTGGCCAACCAGGTTGGACGTTTGCTGCAGGTGTTTTTTTCCGCCACCGGACAGTCGTCATTGGACCACGTCGTGCTCAGCGGCGGCTGTGCCGGGTTGGCCGGAGCAGCTGGAATCGTGGGCCGTTATCTGGGGCTGGATACCAGGGTCGGCAATCCGTTTCTGGGTGTGGAGTTCGCGCCGGGCATCGACGCTGCCCGCTTGCGCGAACACGGTCATGCCTGGATGATCGCGGCGGGTCTGGCCATGCGGAGCACGACCGATGTCTCGCGTTAA
- a CDS encoding PBP1A family penicillin-binding protein: protein MKRLSLVIAAAIANLALLLSLVAVGGYLLLERDLPAVDQLAQSRLAQPLRVYSLDGQHIAEFGDQRRVPLDGSALPKRLVQAILAAEDANFFDHPGFDTGGLLRAAWQLLRTGEMRQGGSTITMQVARNFYLSREKSFRRKALEILLAIRIEQNLSKDQILGLYVNKIFLGNRAYGFGAAADLYYGRPADQLDVAEMALLAGLPKAPSRDNPLANRQRALERRDYVLGRMHALGYLDADGYRRALAHVDTAGHYGFAPQLEADHVAEMARAWMLERYGDAAYENGYQVVTTILGTQQRAANQALRSGLQAYDRRHGFRGPIGRLPDTELGDQVQLRARLRALPTAADLLPAVRLSSGQYLSAAGPINLGDRSADRFGARWQPRSGDVVYLSQGADGWRLAQLPQVEGAFVALRPGTGAITALVGGYDFNRSRFNRALQAQRQPGSTFKPFIYAAALATGYTAASIINDAPVAFPAETPDGYWRPENYTGRFYGPTRLREALAQSRNLVSVRLLNAVGVDFTRRYCLRFGFAAERLPPNLSLALGTASVTPLELAAGYAVIANGGFRVNPYVVERVLDSQGQVLWQAPQVVSCEADCEVDPAATDAVTHAPRVLPATDAYILNSMLRDVIDHGTAVRAKTLGRADLAGKTGTTNDERDAWFAGFNSHLLATAWVGFDQPQSLGKGETGARAALPIWMNFMSAILPELPVGSPPAPAGLVALRIDRHSGQRTADSGPDTLFEWFSADRLPAILATQTPPPETPTPARESNLF, encoded by the coding sequence ATGAAGCGCTTGTCGCTTGTTATCGCGGCGGCTATCGCGAACCTCGCTTTACTGCTTTCGCTGGTCGCCGTCGGCGGATACCTCCTGCTCGAACGGGACCTGCCGGCGGTCGATCAACTGGCCCAGTCCCGACTCGCGCAGCCGCTGCGGGTTTATTCCCTGGACGGGCAGCACATTGCCGAGTTCGGCGACCAGCGACGTGTTCCGCTCGACGGCAGTGCCTTGCCCAAGCGTCTGGTGCAGGCAATCCTGGCGGCAGAAGATGCCAATTTTTTCGATCATCCCGGATTTGATACCGGCGGCCTGCTACGGGCGGCCTGGCAACTGCTACGCACAGGAGAAATGCGCCAGGGCGGCAGCACCATCACGATGCAAGTCGCCCGCAATTTTTATCTGAGTCGGGAAAAATCGTTTCGTCGCAAAGCGCTCGAAATCCTGCTGGCGATCCGTATTGAGCAAAACTTGAGCAAGGACCAGATTCTGGGTCTTTACGTGAACAAGATATTCCTCGGCAACCGGGCCTATGGCTTCGGCGCTGCCGCCGACCTTTACTACGGGCGGCCGGCCGACCAACTCGACGTGGCCGAGATGGCGCTGCTGGCGGGGCTGCCGAAGGCGCCCTCGCGTGACAACCCGCTGGCAAATCGCCAACGCGCACTTGAACGACGCGACTACGTGCTCGGACGCATGCATGCCCTGGGCTACCTGGACGCGGACGGCTATCGCCGTGCGCTCGCGCATGTGGACACGGCCGGTCACTACGGCTTTGCGCCGCAACTCGAAGCCGACCATGTCGCCGAAATGGCGCGCGCCTGGATGCTGGAACGCTATGGCGACGCTGCGTACGAGAACGGCTACCAGGTCGTCACCACGATCCTCGGCACTCAGCAGCGGGCCGCCAATCAGGCGCTTCGGTCGGGTTTGCAAGCCTACGACCGCCGACACGGTTTCCGTGGGCCGATCGGGCGCCTGCCGGACACTGAACTGGGCGATCAGGTACAGCTGCGGGCCCGCCTGCGTGCCTTGCCCACGGCCGCGGATCTGCTGCCAGCCGTGCGCCTGTCGAGCGGCCAATACCTGTCGGCTGCCGGCCCCATCAACCTGGGCGACCGGAGCGCCGATCGCTTTGGCGCCCGCTGGCAGCCGCGCAGCGGCGACGTCGTTTACCTGTCGCAGGGGGCCGACGGATGGCGCCTTGCCCAGCTGCCGCAGGTCGAGGGGGCGTTCGTGGCCCTGCGGCCTGGCACCGGCGCAATCACCGCCCTGGTCGGCGGTTACGACTTCAACCGCAGCCGCTTCAACCGGGCGCTACAGGCGCAGCGCCAGCCTGGATCCACGTTCAAGCCGTTCATTTATGCGGCGGCCCTGGCCACCGGCTATACCGCGGCATCGATCATCAATGACGCACCGGTAGCCTTCCCGGCCGAAACCCCCGACGGATATTGGCGACCTGAGAACTACACCGGCCGCTTTTACGGGCCGACGCGCCTGCGTGAGGCCTTGGCGCAGTCCCGCAATCTGGTTTCCGTACGCCTGCTGAACGCGGTCGGCGTCGATTTCACGCGCCGCTACTGCCTCAGGTTCGGTTTCGCGGCCGAGCGCTTGCCGCCCAACCTGTCCCTGGCACTTGGCACAGCCTCCGTCACGCCGCTGGAACTGGCCGCCGGCTACGCGGTGATCGCCAACGGCGGCTTTCGCGTCAACCCCTACGTGGTCGAGCGCGTGCTTGATTCGCAGGGTCAGGTGCTGTGGCAAGCCCCGCAGGTGGTGTCCTGCGAGGCTGACTGCGAAGTCGACCCCGCAGCAACCGACGCGGTGACGCACGCACCCCGCGTGCTGCCCGCCACCGATGCCTATATCCTCAATTCCATGCTGCGGGATGTGATCGACCACGGCACCGCCGTACGCGCCAAGACCCTGGGACGCGCCGACCTGGCCGGCAAGACGGGCACCACCAATGATGAGCGGGATGCCTGGTTTGCCGGTTTCAACAGCCACTTGCTGGCCACGGCGTGGGTTGGCTTCGATCAACCGCAATCGCTTGGCAAGGGCGAAACCGGCGCTCGCGCGGCGCTCCCGATCTGGATGAATTTCATGTCGGCAATACTGCCGGAGCTCCCGGTCGGCTCCCCACCGGCACCCGCCGGCCTGGTCGCGCTGCGAATCGACCGTCACAGCGGCCAGCGAACTGCCGACAGCGGGCCGGACACGCTGTTCGAATGGTTCAGCGCCGATCGGCTTCCCGCCATCCTGGCGACCCAAACGCCGCCGCCGGAGACGCCAACACCGGCGCGGGAATCAAACCTGTTCTAG
- the glnA gene encoding glutamate--ammonia ligase, whose amino-acid sequence MSASDVLKKIGEQSVKFVDLRFTDTRGKEQHLTIPAARIDGDFFERGMMFDGSSIAGWKGINESDMVLMPDTQTAVMDPFTDEATINITCDVLEPHTMQGYERDPRSVARRAEAYLKSTGIADTAFFGPEPEFFIFDDVRWGSGLSGSFVEIDSEEAHWRSGTAFEAGNKGHRPGVKGGYFPVPPVDSLHNIRTAMVLAMEEMGLEVEVHHHEVATAGQCEIGVKFNTLVRKADETQVLKYVVLNVAHNYGKTATFMPKPLVGDNGSGMHVHQSLAKGGVNLFAGDKYGGLSELALYYIGGIFKHAKALNAITNPGTNSYKRLVPGFEAPVMLAYSARNRSASVRIPWVSSPKGRRIEVRFPDPTANPYLAFAAMLMAGLDGIKNKIHPGEAMDKDLYDLPAEEAKAIPQVCHSLDMALDALDADRDFLTAGGVFTDDMIDGYIELKMQDVTRVRMTTHPVEFDMYYSC is encoded by the coding sequence ATGTCAGCGTCTGATGTGCTCAAGAAGATCGGTGAGCAGAGCGTCAAATTCGTGGATCTGCGTTTCACCGACACGCGCGGCAAGGAGCAGCACCTCACCATCCCGGCCGCGCGCATTGACGGAGATTTCTTCGAACGCGGCATGATGTTCGACGGCTCGTCCATCGCCGGCTGGAAGGGCATCAACGAGTCCGACATGGTGCTCATGCCCGACACGCAGACGGCGGTCATGGACCCGTTCACCGACGAGGCCACGATCAACATCACCTGCGACGTGCTGGAACCCCACACGATGCAGGGCTATGAGCGCGACCCGCGGTCCGTGGCGCGCCGCGCCGAGGCTTACCTGAAATCGACCGGCATCGCCGACACGGCGTTTTTCGGCCCGGAGCCGGAATTTTTCATTTTTGACGACGTGCGCTGGGGCTCGGGCCTGAGCGGCAGCTTCGTCGAAATCGATTCCGAGGAGGCCCACTGGCGCTCCGGCACCGCGTTTGAGGCCGGCAACAAGGGCCATCGGCCGGGCGTGAAAGGGGGCTATTTTCCGGTGCCCCCGGTCGACTCCCTGCACAACATCCGCACCGCAATGGTGCTGGCGATGGAGGAGATGGGCCTGGAAGTGGAAGTGCATCACCACGAGGTCGCCACCGCCGGTCAGTGCGAAATCGGCGTCAAGTTCAACACCCTGGTGCGCAAGGCCGACGAGACGCAGGTCCTTAAATACGTGGTGCTGAACGTCGCCCACAACTATGGCAAAACCGCCACCTTCATGCCCAAGCCGCTGGTCGGCGACAACGGCAGCGGCATGCACGTGCACCAGTCCCTGGCCAAGGGCGGCGTGAACCTGTTTGCCGGCGACAAGTACGGCGGCCTGTCGGAGCTGGCGCTGTACTACATCGGCGGCATCTTCAAGCACGCCAAGGCGCTGAACGCCATAACCAATCCGGGCACCAACAGCTACAAGCGCCTGGTGCCCGGCTTCGAGGCACCGGTGATGCTGGCCTACTCGGCCCGCAACCGCTCGGCCTCGGTGCGCATTCCGTGGGTGTCCAGCCCCAAGGGACGGCGTATCGAGGTGCGCTTCCCGGACCCGACCGCCAACCCCTACCTCGCCTTTGCCGCCATGCTAATGGCGGGCCTCGACGGCATCAAGAACAAGATCCACCCGGGCGAGGCGATGGACAAGGACCTGTACGATCTGCCGGCCGAGGAAGCCAAGGCCATCCCGCAGGTGTGCCATTCGCTGGACATGGCGCTGGACGCGCTGGACGCGGATCGCGACTTCCTGACCGCAGGCGGCGTGTTCACCGACGACATGATCGACGGCTACATCGAGCTGAAGATGCAGGACGTCACGCGCGTGCGCATGACGACCCATCCGGTCGAGTTCGACATGTACTACAGTTGCTGA
- a CDS encoding DUF4124 domain-containing protein, translating to MLSKPVGASQEAPTGYFSRRHIDLGVSMISFRPVVFCLVVLTLPLPGLATRVYQSKGPDGSTVFSDQPSPAAREIDIDVPAADEPPATAVPKPAAVTGPPTEADKTVAYTTLLITEPANDAVHWFAQGPVKVQAQIVPPLAEGHVLVPLLDGVAQGAGVPSSGFALTDLDPGTYQLSVVIRDAQGKNLKQSPAIRFHFKRQSLNLPARKPPPRSGS from the coding sequence TTGCTGAGCAAACCCGTGGGGGCTTCGCAAGAAGCCCCCACGGGATATTTCAGCCGCCGGCATATCGATCTGGGCGTCAGCATGATTTCTTTCCGCCCTGTGGTGTTCTGTCTCGTTGTTTTGACCCTGCCCCTGCCGGGCCTGGCGACGCGGGTTTATCAGTCGAAGGGACCGGACGGTTCCACAGTGTTCTCGGACCAGCCCAGCCCGGCGGCACGCGAGATCGATATCGACGTGCCTGCCGCCGATGAGCCGCCGGCGACGGCGGTACCAAAGCCGGCCGCCGTTACCGGGCCGCCGACCGAAGCTGACAAGACGGTGGCTTACACCACCTTGCTGATCACCGAGCCGGCCAACGATGCCGTGCACTGGTTCGCGCAAGGACCGGTGAAGGTGCAGGCACAGATCGTCCCGCCGCTTGCCGAGGGACACGTACTGGTCCCGCTGCTGGACGGCGTGGCGCAAGGCGCTGGCGTCCCTTCCAGCGGCTTTGCCCTGACGGATCTCGATCCCGGCACATACCAGCTGTCGGTCGTCATTCGCGACGCGCAGGGCAAGAACCTGAAGCAGAGCCCTGCCATCCGCTTTCATTTCAAACGCCAGTCCTTGAACCTTCCCGCCCGCAAACCGCCGCCCCGCAGCGGCAGCTAA
- the glnL gene encoding nitrogen regulation protein NR(II) has protein sequence MQIPLDHDVASTDHAGRAVLDNLQTAVLVIDDQQRVAYLNQAGEILLGASARQLRGQPLGHLLHDPALPALVAETLERQQPVLRHDLSFELPGNPAKRFNCWLTPLDGSDAKGLILEIAATGPLGDTQRESRLLSQQEANRLMLRGLAHEIKNPLGGLRGAAQLLERELADPELAEYTQIIIGEADRLKKLIDRMLSPELAPEMARVSVHEVLERVRALVAADLPPQLSIEYDYDPSLPDLWADREQLIQAFLNLVRNAVQSVDEADCRPGRVLLRTRVRRRMTIAGRHHRLLVQVDVIDNGPGVPEHLREQIFHPLITGRSTGTGLGLSIAQSLVSRHEGCINFHSAPGNTVFSVLLPIAGERR, from the coding sequence ATGCAAATCCCCCTGGACCACGACGTCGCCAGCACCGACCACGCCGGGCGTGCGGTACTGGACAACCTGCAAACGGCCGTGCTGGTCATTGATGACCAGCAGCGCGTGGCCTACCTGAACCAGGCGGGCGAGATCCTGCTGGGCGCAAGTGCCCGCCAGTTGCGCGGCCAGCCGCTTGGGCACCTGCTGCATGATCCGGCACTGCCCGCCCTGGTTGCGGAAACCCTGGAGCGTCAGCAACCGGTACTGCGGCACGACCTCAGCTTCGAGCTGCCCGGCAACCCCGCCAAGCGCTTCAACTGCTGGCTGACGCCGCTCGACGGGTCTGATGCCAAGGGGCTCATCCTTGAAATTGCGGCCACCGGCCCGCTTGGCGATACCCAGCGCGAGAGCCGGCTGCTGTCCCAGCAGGAAGCCAATCGGCTGATGCTGCGCGGCCTGGCGCACGAGATCAAAAACCCGCTCGGTGGCCTGCGCGGTGCCGCACAGCTGCTGGAGCGGGAACTGGCCGATCCGGAGCTTGCCGAGTACACGCAGATCATCATCGGCGAAGCCGATCGCCTGAAGAAACTCATCGATCGCATGCTCAGTCCGGAACTGGCGCCCGAGATGGCCCGCGTCAGCGTCCACGAGGTACTGGAACGGGTCCGCGCGCTGGTGGCCGCCGACCTGCCGCCGCAGCTGAGCATCGAATACGACTACGACCCCAGCCTGCCGGACCTGTGGGCCGACCGCGAACAGCTGATACAGGCGTTTCTGAACCTGGTGCGCAATGCCGTCCAATCGGTGGACGAGGCCGATTGCCGCCCCGGCCGGGTATTGCTGCGTACCCGGGTACGCCGCCGCATGACCATCGCCGGCCGGCACCACCGCCTGCTGGTACAGGTGGACGTGATAGACAACGGCCCGGGCGTGCCCGAGCACCTGCGCGAGCAGATTTTCCATCCGCTGATCACCGGCCGCAGCACCGGCACCGGTCTTGGCCTGTCAATTGCTCAGTCCCTGGTCAGTCGGCACGAAGGCTGCATCAACTTCCACAGTGCGCCG